A window of Trachemys scripta elegans isolate TJP31775 chromosome 9, CAS_Tse_1.0, whole genome shotgun sequence genomic DNA:
NNNNNNNNNNNNNNNNNNNNNNNNNNNNNNNNNNNNNNNNNNNNNNNNNNNNNNNNNNNNNNNNNNNNNNNNNNNNNNNNNNNNNNNNNNNNNNNNNNNNNNNNNNNNNNNNNNNNNNNNNNNNNNNNNNNNNNNNNNNNNNNNNNNNNNNNNNNNNNNNNNNNNNNNNNNNNNNNNNNNNNNNNNNNNNNNNNNNNNNNNNNNNNNNNNNNNNNNNNNNNNNNNNNNNNNNNNNNNNNNNNNNNNNNNNNNNNNNNNNNNNNNNNNNNNNNNNNNNNNNNNNNNNNNNNNNNNNNNNNNNNNNNNNNNNNNNNNNNNNNNNNNNNNNNNNNNNNNNNNNNNNNNNNNNNNNNNNNNNNNNNNNNNNNNNNNNNNNNNNNNNNNNNNNNNNNNNNNNNNNNNNNNNNNNNNNNNNNNNNNNNNNNNNNNNNNNNNNNNNNNNNNNNNNNNNNNNNNNNNNNNNNNNNNNNNNNNNNNNNNNNNNNNNNNNNNNNNNNNNNNNNNNNNNNNNNNNNNNNNNNNNNNNNNNNNNNNNNNNNNNNNNNNNNNNNNNNNNNNNNNNNNNNNNNNNNNNNNNNNNNNNNNNNNNNNNNNNNNNNNNNNNNNNNNNNNNNNNNNNNNNNNNNNNNNNNNNNNNNNNNNNNNNNNNNNNNNNNNNNNNNNNNNNNNNNNNNNNNNNNNNNNNNNNNNNNNNNNNNNNNNNNNNNNNNNNNNNNNNNNNNNNNNNNNNNNNNNNNNNNNNNNNNNNNNNNNNNNNNNNNNNNNNNNNNNNNNNNNNNNNNNNNNNNNNNNNNNNNNNNNNNNNNNNNNNNNNNNNNNNNNNNNNNNNNNNNNNNNNNNNNNNNNNNNNNNNNNNNNNNNNNNNNNNNNNNNNNNNNNNNNNNNNNNNNNNNNNNNNNNNNNNNNNNNNNNNNNNNNNNNNNNNNNNNNNNNNNNNNNNNNNNNNNNNNNNNNNNNNNNNNNNNNNNNNNNNNNNNNNNNNNNNNNNNNNNNNNNNNNNNNNNNNNNNNNNNNNNNNNNNNNNNNNNNNNNNNNNNNNNNNNNNNNNNNNNNNNNNNNNNNNNNNNNNNNNNNNNNNNNNNNNNNNNNNNNNNNNNNNNNNNNNNNNNNNNNNNNNNNNNNNNNNNNNNNNNNNNNNNNNNNNNNNNNNNNNNNNNNNNNNNNNNNNNNNNNNNNNNNNNNNNNNNNNNNNNNNNNNNNNNNNNNNNNNNNNNNNNNNNNNNNNNNNNNNNNNNNNNNNNNNNNNNNNNNNNNNNNNNNNNNNNNNNNNNNNNNNNNNNNNNNNNNNNNNNNNNNNNNNNNNNNNNNNNNNNNNNNNNNNNNNNNNNNNNNNNNNNNNNNNNNNNNNNNNNNNNNNNNNNNNNNNNNNNNNNNNNNNNNNNNNNNNNNNNNNNNNNNNNNNNNNNNNNNNNNNNNNNNNNNNNNNNNNNNNNNNNNNNNNNNNNNNNNNNNNNNNNNNNNNNNNNNNNNNNNNNNNNNNNNNNNNNNNNNNNNNNNNNNNNNNNNNNNNNNNNNNNNNNNNNNNNNNNNNNNNNNNNNNNNNNNNNNNNNNNNNNNNNNNNNNNNNNNNNNNNNNNNNNNNNNNNNNNNNNNNNNNNNNNNNNNNNNNNNNNNNNNNNNNNNNNNNNNNNNNNNNNNNNNNNNNNNNNNNNNNNNNNNNNNNNNNNNNNNNNNNNNNNNNNNNNNNNNNNNNNNNNNNNNNNNNNNNNNNNNNNNNNNNNNNNNNNNNNNNNNNNNNNNNNNNNNNNNNNNNNNNNNNNNNNNNNNNNNNNNNNNNNNNNNNNNNNNNNNNNNNNNNNNNNNNNNNNNNNNNNNNNNNNNNNNNNNNNNNNNNNNNNNNNNNNNNNNNNNNNNNNNNNNNNNNNNNNNNNNNNNNNNNNNNNNNNNNNNNNNNNNNNNNNNNNNNNNNNNNNNNNNNNNNNNNNNNNNNNNNNNNNNNNNNNNNNNNNNNNNNNNNNNNNNNNNNNNNNNNNNNNNNNNNNNNNNNNNNNNNNNNNNNNNNNNNNNNNNNNNNNNNNNNNNNNNNNNNNNNNNNNNNNNNNNNNNNNNNNNNNNNNNNNNNNNNNNNNNNNNNNNNNNNNNNNNNNNNNNNNNNNNNNNNNNNNNNNNNNNNNNNNNNNNNNNNNNNNNNNNNNNNNNNNNNNNNNNNNNNNNNNNNNNNNNNNNNNNNNNNNNNNNNNNNNNNNNNNNNNNNNNNNNNNNNNNNNNNNNNNNNNNNNNNNNNNNNNNNNNNNNNNNNNNNNNNNNNNNNNNNNNNNNNNNNNNNNNNNNNNNNNNNNNNNNNNNNNNNNNNNNNNNNNNNNNNNNNNNNNNNNNNNNNNNNNNNNNNNNNNNNNNNNNNNNNNNNNNNNNNNNNNNNNNNNNNNNNNNNNNNNNNNNNNNNNNNNNNNNNNNNNNNNNNNNNNNNNNNNNNNNNNNNNNNNNNNNNNNNNNNNNNNNNNNNNNNNNNNNNNNNNNNNNNNNNNNNNNNNNNNNNNNNNNNNNNNNNNNNNNNNNNNNNNNNNNNNNNNNNNNNNNNNNNNNNNNNNNNNNNNNNNNNNNNNNNNNNNNNNNNNNNNNNNNNNNNNNNNNNNNNNNNNNNNNNNNNNNNNNNNNNNNNNNNNNNNNNNNNNNNNNNNNNNNNNNNNNNNNNNNNNNNNNNNNNNNNNNNNNNNNNNNNNNNNNNNNNNNNNNNNNNNNNNNNNNNNNNNNNNNNNNNNNNNNNNNNNNNNNNNNNNNNNNNNNNNNNNNNNNNNNNNNNNNNNNNNNNNNNNNNNNNNNNNNNNNNNNNNNNNNNNNNNNNNNNNNNNNNNNNNNNNNNNNNNNNNNNNNNNNNNNNNNNNNNNNNNNNNNNNNNNNNNNNNNNNNNNNNNNNNNNNNNNNNNNNNNNNNNNNNNNNNNNNNNNNNNNNNNNNNNNNNNNNNNNNNNNNNNNNNNNNNNNNNNNNNNNNNNNNNNNNNNNNNNNNNNNNNNNNNNNNNNNNNNNNNNNNNNNNNNNNNNNNNNNNNNNNNNNNNNNNNNNNNNNNNNNNNNNNNNNNNNNNNNNNNNNNNNNNNNNNNNNNNNNNNNNNNNNNNNNNNNNNNNNNNNNNNNNNNNNNNNNNNNNNNNNNNNNNNNNNNNNNNNNNNNNNNNNNNNNNNNNNNNNNNNNNNNNNNNNNNNNNNNNNNNNNNNNNNNNNNNNNNNNNNNNNNNNNNNNNNNNNNNNNNNNNNNNNNNNNNNNNNNNNNNNNNNNNNNNNNNNNNNNNNNNNNNNNNNNNNNNNNNNNNNNNNNNNNNNNNNNNNNNNNNNNNNNNNNNNNNNNNNNNNNNNNNNNNNNNNNNNNNNNNNNNNNNNNNNNNNNNNNNNNNNNNNNNNNNNNNNNNNNNNNNNNNNNNNNNNNNNNNNNNNNNNNNNNNNNNNNNNNNNNNNNNNNNNNNNNNNNNNNNNNNNNNNNNNNNNNNNNNNNNNNNNNNNNNNNNNNNNNNNNNNNNNNNNNNNNNNNNNNNNNNNNNNNNNNNNNNNNNNNNNNNNNNNNNNNNNNNNNNNNNNNNNNNNNNNNNNNNNNNNNNNNNNNNNNNNNNNNNNNNNNNNNNNNNNNNNNNNNNNNNNNNNNNNNNNNNNNNNNNNNNNNNNNNNNNNNNNNNNNNNNNNNNNNNNNNNNNNNNNNNNNNNNNNNNNNNNNNNNNNNNNNNNNNNNNNNNNNNNNNNNNNNNNNNNNNNNNNNNNNNNNNNNNNNNNNNNNNNNNNNNNNNNNNNNNNNNNNNNNNNNNNNNNNNNNNNNNNNNNNNNNNNNNNNNNNNNNNNNNNNNNNNNNNNNNNNNNNNNNNNNNNNNNNNNNNNNNNNNNNNNNNNNNNNNNNNNNNNNNNNNNNNNNNNNNNNNNNNNNNNNNNNNNNNNNNNNNNNNNNNNNNNNNNNNNNNNNNNNNNNNNNNNNNNNNNNNNNNNNNNNNNNNNNNNNNNNNNNNNNNNNNNNNNNNNNNNNNNNNNNNNNNNNNNNNNNNNNNNNNNNNNNNNNNNNNNNNNNNNNNNNNNNNNNNagacgtgggactgcattgctacacagcagcagctgctaactgccttttggcagtagacggtgtagcatgagtgatagtcgtggggctggcagctgtagggctgcattgcaccagccccttgcaggcgatggtatattatgactggtacccatcatcgtcatactggtatggctgtcaatcatggccacctgggcagacatgctactgttttgatgatgatggttaccagtcgtaatatactattttctgccaattgcccagtattgtctgctaagcacccagaagaggccgagggcgatgctgggtgctggcggacgtggggctggcagacgtggggctgcattgctacacagcagcagccccttgccttttggcagatgatggtatattatgattggtacccatcgtcatcatactggagaggctatcactcatgctgcaccgtcggctgccaccttaagatgtaaaaaatagatttgttctgtgttcatttgcttccccttcctccgtgaaatcaacggcctgctaagcccagggtttccagtttaatctttggggggaccattctgtgtgacagttgtttgtgtttctccctgttcctgtacctgtacgccatgtcgtcactcggccctccctccctccttctcctggtccatcagatactactttcgcgccttttttctgaccaggcgccatagctagcactgggatcatggagcccgctcagatcaccgcggcaattatgagcactatgaacaccacgcgcattgtcctggagtatatgcagagccagaacatgccaaggcgaaacccggaccaggcgaggaggcgattgcagcgcggcgacgagagtgatgaggaaattgacatggacatagacctctcacaaggcacaggccccagcaatgtggaaatcatggtgtcactggggcaggttgatgccgtggaacgccgattctgggcccgggaaacaagcacagactggtgggatcgcatcgtgctgcaggtatgggacgattcccagtggctgcgaaactttcgcatgcgtaaggccactttcatggaactttgtgacttgctttcccctgccctgaaacgccaggataccaagatgagagcagccctcacagttgagaagcgagtggcgatagccctgtggaagcttgcaacgccagacagctaccggtcagtcgggaatcaatttggagtgggcaaatctacggtgggggctgctgtgatccaatttgccagggcaatgaaagacctggtgatagcaagggtagtgactctgggaaacgtgcagtcaatagtggatggttttgctgaaatgggattcccaaactgtggcggggccatagacggaacccatatccctatcttgtcaccggagcaccaagccaccgactacgtaaaccgcaaggggtacttttcaatgctgctgcaagccctggtggatcacaagggacgtttcaccaacatcaacgtgggatggccgggaaaggtacatgatgctcgcgtcttcaggaactctgctctgtttcgaaagctggaggaagggactttcttcccggaccagaaagtgaccattggggatgttgaaatgcctatcgtgatccttggggacccagcctaccccttaatgccatggctcatgaagccgtacacaggcagcctggacaggagtcaggacctgttcaactacaggctgagcaagtgccgaatggtggtggaatgtgcatttggacgtttaaaagcgcgctggcgcagcttactgactcgctcagacctcagcgaaaagaatatccccattgttattgctgcttgctgtgcgctccacaatatctgtgagagtaagggggagacatttatggcggggtgggagcttgaggcaactcgcctggccgctgattacgcgcagccagacaccagggcggttagaggagcacagcagggcgcggtgcgcatcagagaagctttgaaaacgagttttgtgactggccaggctactgtgtgaaacttctgtttgtttctccttgatgaaccctccaacccctcccccccgacccggttcactctacttccctgtaagccaaccaccccacccttccctccccactttgagcaccgcttgcagaggcaataaagtcattgttttttcacattcatgcattctttattagttccttacagaggtagggggataattgccaaggtagcctgggatgggtgggggaggagggatggaaaaggacacactgcattttaaaactttaactcttattgaagcccagccttctgatgcttgggcgatcatctggggtggagtgactgggtggacggaggcccccccaccgtgttcttgggcgtcttggtgaggaggctatggaacttggggaggagggctgttggttacacaggggctgtagcggcggtctctgctcctgctgcctttcctgcaactcaaccatacgctcgagcatatcagtttgatgctccagcagacggagcattgcctcttgccgtctgtctgcaagctgacgccacctatcgtcttcagcccgccacttgctctgttcttcccgtgattcagcccgccacctctcctctcgttcatattgggcttttctcatctccgacattgactgcctccacgcattctgctgtgctctatcagcctgggcggacatctgcagctccgtgaacatctcgtccctcatcctacgttttctctttctaatgttcacgagcctctgcgaaggagaaacatttgcagctggcggagaagaagggagaggtggttaaaaaagacacattttagggaacaatgggtacactctttcattacaaggtcgcatatttcggcttgcaggcagccatcgtaggccacagtgttttggcttttttaaccttcttaacatgcgggaaaggttgcaaacagcagcgcatttcccatatcaaggatgaattgggttgtccatttaaaatggggtttcaatgtaaaaggagggggctgcggtttcccggttaacatgcggcacaaacacaagtaaaccaccaccaccaccaccccccccacacacacacgattctctgggatgatcacttcacccctccccccaccgcgtggttaacagcggggaacatttctggtcagaagagcaggaacgggcgcctctgaatgtccccttaataaaatcacctcatttcaaccaggagagctttctggagatgtccctggaggatttccgctccatccccatacacgttaacagacttgcttgctttttttttgtaatgtttacaaatatttacaaagttacactcaccagaggtctcctgtgtgccctgagggtcttgggtgagttcgagggttactggttccaggtccagggtcacaaacatatcctggctgttggggaaaccggtttctccgcttccttgctgctgtgagctacctacagtacctccatcgtcatcttcctcgttccccgaaccgtcttccctgtgtgtttctccagtgagagagtcatagcacacggttggggtagtggtggctgcaccccctaggatcgcatgcagctccgcgtagtagcggcaagtttgcggctctgccccggaccttccgtttgcttctctggctttgtggtaagcttgccgtagctccttaattttcacgcggcactgctgtgtgtccctgttatggcctcggtccttcatggccttggagatcttttctaatacttttccatttcttttactgctacagagttcagctatcactgcttcatctccccatatggcgagcagatctcgtacctcccgttcggtccatgctggagctcttttgcgatcctgggaggactccatcacggttacctgtgctgatgagctctgcatggtcacctgtgctctccacgctgggcaaacaggaaatgaaattcaaaccttcgcgggtcttttcctgtctacctggtcagtgcatctgagttgagagcgctgtccagagcggtcacaatgaagcactgtgggatagctcccggaggccaataacatcaaattccgtccacactaccccaattccgacccgcaaaggccggttttatcgctaatcccctcgtcggaggtggtgtaaagaaaccggtttaaagggccctttaagtcgaaagaaagggcttcgttgtgtggacgtgtccaggcttaattcggtttaacgctgctaaagtcgacctaaacccgtagtgtagaccaggccctagaacAGACTACAAAGACTGTACCAGTCTTGGTATGGATAAGTATGCTATGGacaaaatgaagaacaggagtacttgtggcaccttagagactaacaaatttattagagcataagctttcgtggactacagcccacttcttcggatgcatatagaatggaacaaatcggtcgggacgcgggacaaacaaggaaatatcaggacagtcccgataaaatcgggacgtctggtcaccctagatacaaAGCAGCCACAAACCCAGATAAATTGACTGGCCATCAGAGCAGCACAAACTAGCTGTAGTGTATTAGTGAGCTGGACCCAATGTACATGTGATTTATCTATATGTGTGCacccccaattttaaaaatgtccaCATTAGAAGATTGAAAAGCAAGCAGGTTAATAAGCAAGTTCTATATTAACAATATAGAACAATAACAAGGTGACACTTTGTCTTTAGATGCCCTGCATCCACATAGTGCCTTAATaagaaacaatgggccagattctgagttAGTGTTAATCAGCATTGCAGCTTCTATGGACTTCAGTCGAACtttctagtgacttcaatgggattatgaCAACTTCAGTTGTGGCCAGTGCTTACTGGAAACAGCTAAGGATTCATCTTCACTTGTTTGTTAACATGAGAGGTAAACTGCAATATAGCAAATATTCTGtgttatgttgttgttttttccgaATAGGATGTGGTGGACCAATGTCTTTAGGCAGATGATTCTGATGTAAGGGTGTTTGTGACTGATTTAGTCTATAAACTAAGCTCATCTGAAGCAGTCCCTTCAAATTTGCTAGCTGAAAATTAAGGTAaagtaattaatattttaattcatgtttaattttaaagagtTTAACAAGAACATTAAAATTAGCAGAGCACTAATTTTAACCTAGTCTGATGAGTAGTTCtgctaaaaataaatagaaaagatCAAATGCAATGTACTGTTTGTCTTATAGCAGAAGACATACTTCTGGGATTTAGtgatgaatataaataaatatgatgATCAAATTATTAACACCTTagtataaaaggaaaaatatgtaaatattaatTACATGAAAACTACATGGGGTTTTTGTTAATTGTTGTGCTGAATAACTCCATTCTCCTGTTGACTACCTATAGTACATCCAAAAATAATGTCCCTGCATCATGGATAATGATctagaaaacagaaataaataaattctacTTAATAGCAGAAATTAACAATGCTTAGAGTCATGTTTTAACTATAAGGGGAATCTATcataaagagccaaattctgctctccattatACTGATGTAATGCTGGTGTTAGTTGTGAGCAGAATTTGCCCTGTTACTGTATTGCAAAAATTGCTATATAATTATTGCAATTAAATTAATATGCCTGGGCACTTGTGTTTAGTTGTCATCAATTAACCTTTAGTTTCCTTTCTATTTAAAACTGCACCTACACTTTGCATCAAGATCTAGATTATATGGTAAGAGAGTTTAATATGCGCAAACTGATTCTGAATCAGTAGTTTCCATTTATTATTAGTGCTCAGATTTGTAGGGGGTCCACAGTACCACCAGATCAGGTCCAATTTTAGCTTCATAAAGGAACACATGCACATAGTCTATATTTCACACTGGTAACCATCAAAAACATGATGTTTCCTGGTTTACTGTAATTGACTTTATTAATGACATTTGTGGTATTCTCTCTACTTGAAGGGCTAGACTGTGGCTTTTAAGCCACATCTCTGCTtacagagctgtgcagagccaaaATGCCCCGAAGGAGCATTGGAAAGGATTGGTGGATGGTGCAGATTAGCCCCCTTGGGTATTGTGGGTGATGCAGAGGGGTTCTGGGCCACTGGAACTCCTTACTTGCATACAATCTAGCACAGGATGGAGAATATTATGACTATGGTAATATTAATTATGGTAAAACAGTAAATGTCAcacatttttgccttttttctctTTGTGAATTGTCTATGATTTTTGCAAATGTATTCATAAATCAAAAATTAGTTTCCAAATACCTGTGGTAAATAATGTGTGCTCTGTAAGGAAGCTGCAGTAAATATTCAATTATGATATTCAAAGTCTGAGAGGTGCTGATCATTTTTGATTGGAGGGATAAGTCACAAGTAGTATCTTGTCCTGAGCTTTTGTCAAAATGAGTGAGATAAGAGATTGATGGAGTGATAAGGGTGATTGTGTCACCAAACATGTTACCTGCTATGATGATATCTCAGAAATGACGTTATGACCTAAACTTTTGCATTTCCAGGGTCTGGCCTTACCCTTTACATCACCTGACCCACAACCCAAAGGCCCACCTTACCTAGTGAGGGAAACCAACAGGATTTGGTTTATGGCCCCAAATCCCTAAACCATTGTCTGATATGTTGCACCACCCATAGAAATAACAGACAGCTAAAACAGTGACAAAgctaaaataaaaagagagaggtttaaaatatatgaaaagaaACACCCATCTGTACTACCTGCACACATTCATATGTGATGTTATAGCAATTtcagagaaataaaaagaaatgttatcATATCCCCATACATACATGCAAAGCCTATATACACTGTCCTGCATGTATGCAGCACATGCGGAAGACATACCCCAAAGTACAGAGACAGGCATAtttgttttcagtatttttttagagaaaaaaaacacaaatgtgCTAGCTTAAAAGAACTGTATGCGAGAAATATATGTCTTTGCTTATTTTCTGATTTGATATCAGAGCTACACATTATCTAACTTTAGACTAAAGCTGAGTAATGATGCAAAATGCAgaattttgtttaaacttttcTCTGTAAAAGAGGTGATAACATTTTTGACTGTTCTTACCAAATACAGTTCCCATTTTGTAAATTAAACCTGTAATTCTGCCATAATTTAAGTTACCCATGGACAGAAATACATGCAGGCATCTTATTTTATTGTGTTTTCAAATAATAGAATGTAATTTTACATCTTTTGCATTATGAATGTATTTGGTTCATTTagcaaaatacaaattaaaaatctaAAACACGAGCCCCATAGGTACAAACTTCTCACAACACATATCTCACATGAAAATACATACTGGCAGataatttgtttaaaaggaaaactgtGAATACCAGGAGGCCAGACTGCTTACAAGAAAAAACTGGCTTTCTTTCTGACTTCTTCAGGGTTGTCAAAAGACCTCATTGCAAGGCTATATCTAGCCTAATACTTCTTGTCTACAGACATTGAGTCAGTGTGGGATTAAGTTTTGGGCCCATAAACTGTGAGCAATGCACACAGGTTTACAGACCATTTTCCTCTGCTCACCCCCTCTCTTTATACAAAGGTCTCATTGGATTAACATTTCAGAAATACGGGGGAAACTGCACACCAGTTTTTGTGCAAAAGTTAATGCATATACAGATTTACTTAACAGAGAGGCTTTACCAATTTTGCAAATACATACAGAGCCCATATGAACATCAAGAGCAAACCAGTACAAGTACACCCAGACAGAAACACAGGAAGTTAAGTTAGACATAAACATCCACAGGAGTACAAAAATGCCACTTGTAGATATACAAGTTTTATAACAATGATTTcagaaaaataatgaatttacacaaattaatttaaaaacagttgCACCAAACCCTTAAATGAAGAACACTTAATATCTACAAtaaggaagttaggtgcctatgctctttgaaaatcccacgagGCATCTAACtacatttaagcacctaactacatttaaaaatctggccctaagtcccattttcaaacatTAATGAGACTGGGGCATTTAatatgctacagcagcacactGCAGTGCTGCAACTGTACCACTATAGGGCTTCAGTGTAGATATacactacagcgatgggagagGTTTTTccgtcactgtagttaatccaccaacctgagaggcagtagctaagttggtataagaattcttttgtcaacctagtgctgtctacactggtgttagggcagcatagctacatctctcaggggtgtgaatttttcaaaccCTTCatagatgtagctatgctgatgtaagttttcagtgcagaccagcccttaggcacctaagtcatttttgaaagtgaCACTTACCCTTTAATATGTTATCTATTTGGAATATAGGAATATAGTGTTGTTTAATCTTCTCTGTATGTTTTAGAAGATGAATGCCAGCAACTTCAGCGAGGAATGCGTCTTTGAGCATGTTGATACCATAATGAAATATCTCCAGCTGGCGATCTACATACCTACTTTCATTCTTGGTTTGATTCTCAATTTGCTAGCTCTATGGGTTTTCTGCTGCTTTTGGAATAAATGGACAGAATCATCAATCTACATGATAAACCTTGCTTTTATggatcttcttcttcttttctctcttcctttcaagATGTACTACTCCATACAAGAGGGGCAGTGGGTCTTGTGCACATTTATGGAATCTCTCTATTTTGTCAATATGTATGGAAGTATTTTCCTCATTGCCTGTATTAGCTTGGACAGATATATTGCTATCAGGCACCCTTTAAAAGCTAAGATTTTCCGATCACCTAGGAGGTCAGGCGTGATATGCTGCTGCGTTTGGGTTATAGTTTGGCTTGGCAGCATCCCCATACATAACTTTAAAAACAGTGACAAGGTCAGCTGCTTCCACAATATGTCAGAACAGACATGGAGCATGTCAGTCATCCTTTCTGTTGAAATCTTTGGATTTCTCATCCCATTTACTGTGATGGTTTATTGTTCTGTTAAGATCATCCAGACTCTTCTAAAATATAACAACCGacaagaaaagaaggctgagcaaGTTACCAGTGTATGGATCATTGCAGCCAATCTCATCGTGTTCATGGTTTGCTTCACACCAGTCCATCTGGGGATCTTTCTACAGTTCCTGGTAAAGCGGAACATCATTGTGGACTGCAGTGTGAAACAAAGTATTAGCCTCTTCATTCAGCTGGCGATGTGTTTAGCCAATGTCAACTGCTGTCTGGATGCCATCTGTTACTACTTTGCTGCAAAAGAATTTCACAAGAAAATTTACTTCAGGGATTTAGCAAAACCATTTTCTGTCTCTCAGACTAGTGCTGGATGATTGAACTTCATGCTAGAGAATAATGTCGTTTCCTCAGATAAAGCTTGTCTAATAGATTTCTGACAAAATGTAAGTTTATTGCTTTAAAGTAAGATTACCCCAGTAATCttgtatgtgtgcatgcatgtatttGGGGGGAGTGACAGAATGTGGGCATGCATGCAAATGTGTGTTAGAGCGCATATGCACATAGAAAAATATTGTAAGCATTGTAAAACTGaacatctttcttttctttgaaacaaaacaaaaagaaaatgtaaaaataaagaacaaaaacaagATGGGAGAAATAAACTTGCTAAAGTAGAAGAATCCTTGTAGTACAAGTGTCCACTGAAATCACTCATTCACCCCAAATCTACcctttctaaaataaacaaaaactgttAGGGATGGATCAAAAGCAGAACTGTTTATCTGAAGGTCTTCTCCATCTTCGGAGGTAACTGTGCACACAAATTAGGCATG
This region includes:
- the LOC117882367 gene encoding G-protein coupled receptor 55-like, coding for MNASNFSEECVFEHVDTIMKYLQLAIYIPTFILGLILNLLALWVFCCFWNKWTESSIYMINLAFMDLLLLFSLPFKMYYSIQEGQWVLCTFMESLYFVNMYGSIFLIACISLDRYIAIRHPLKAKIFRSPRRSGVICCCVWVIVWLGSIPIHNFKNSDKVSCFHNMSEQTWSMSVILSVEIFGFLIPFTVMVYCSVKIIQTLLKYNNRQEKKAEQVTSVWIIAANLIVFMVCFTPVHLGIFLQFLVKRNIIVDCSVKQSISLFIQLAMCLANVNCCLDAICYYFAAKEFHKKIYFRDLAKPFSVSQTSAG